The Nicotiana tabacum cultivar K326 chromosome 14, ASM71507v2, whole genome shotgun sequence genome contains a region encoding:
- the LOC107770871 gene encoding uncharacterized protein LOC107770871 isoform X2 produces MRFTWLSRVQVFNFVRNEEWYVPDLSVFNSMIMMLGKNKLIGMAEQLFVDMTKEGLQLDSRTYTEFIGAYFRVDLVEKAMEMYELMKKSGFLPDKLTMSILIRSLQKAQEKELVARVKKECADYIDYPEKFLKEIESTNDRSTRLKIGTGRESESLYYLNSLNPSTSCLVTDHADLIHRRLGHLSLSKLQKMVPSLSTLECESCQLGKHIRASFPRSVENSVEYVFSLVHSDIWGPSRVSSTLGFCYFVSFIDDYSRCTWLFLMKDRLELFSIFQNFCAKIKNQFGVSLSALFAMIMP; encoded by the exons GGTTCAGGTGTTCAACTTTGTCAGGAATGAGGAGTGGTATGTACCAGATTTATCTGTGTTCAATAGTATGATAATGATGCTGGGAAAAAACAAATTGATTGGAATGGCTGAACAACTCTTTGTGGACATGACGAAGGAGGGCTTACAACTAGATAGCAGAACCTATACAGAGTTTATCGGGGCATACTTTAGAGTAGATCTCGTAGAGAAGGCAATGGAAATGTATGAACTGATGAAGAAATCAGGATTCCTCCCAGATAAATTGACTATGAGTATTTTGATAAGGAGCCTTCAAAAGGCCCAAGAGAAAGAGCTTGTGGCTAGAGTAAAGAAAGAATGCGCCGACTATATTGACTATCCAGAGAAATTTCTAAAAGAAATTGAAAGTACCAAT gaccgcagtacgaGACTGAAGATTGGCACCGGGCGTGAATCAGAAAgtctttactaccttaactcactcaATCCCTCCACATCATGTCTAGTTACCGATCATGCAGACCTAATtcacagacgtttaggacatctTAGTTTATCCAAgcttcagaagatggtgcctagtttgtctacattagaATGTGAGTCGTGTCAGCTTGGGAAACATATCCGAGCCTCCTTTCCGCGTAGTGTTGAGAATAGTGTAGAGTATGTTTTCTCtttagttcattctgatatatggggtcctagtagagtcagttcaaccttgggattttgttattttgttagtttcattgatgattattcaagatgtacttggcttttcttaatgaaagatcgtttggagttgttttctatattccagaatttttgtgctaaaatcaaaaatcaatttggtgtttcTCTATCCGCACTTTTCGCaatgataatgccttag